A genomic window from Candidatus Andeanibacterium colombiense includes:
- a CDS encoding LOG family protein produces the protein MADEHDLTHRKFYRAEQEAAFSEAQPAQTPQTQHPAYRLAFRDADFILREELRPIRFQLELLKPEMEMDEARIGSTIVFYGSARIPPPEAVETALKGAAELPEAERKVVESLAAKARYYEEAYKLAKMVSEKAIIEDGQRQFVVCSGGGPSIMEAANKGASDGGAESIGLNIVLPHEQAPNHYVTPYLSFRFHYFALRKMHFLIRARALAVFPGGFGTMDELFETLTLIQTSKMKPIPVLLFGKAFWDRIVNFEALAEEGVISRNDLDLFSWCETAEEAWDCIREFYKIKEGGNGEL, from the coding sequence GTGGCTGACGAGCACGATTTGACCCACCGGAAATTCTACCGCGCCGAGCAGGAGGCCGCCTTCAGCGAGGCGCAGCCGGCCCAGACGCCGCAGACCCAGCACCCGGCCTATCGCCTGGCGTTCCGCGATGCCGATTTCATCCTGCGCGAGGAATTGCGCCCGATCCGCTTCCAGCTCGAGCTGCTCAAGCCCGAGATGGAGATGGACGAGGCGCGGATCGGTTCGACCATCGTGTTCTACGGCTCCGCCCGCATCCCGCCTCCGGAGGCGGTCGAGACCGCGCTGAAGGGCGCGGCCGAGCTGCCCGAGGCCGAGCGCAAGGTGGTCGAGAGCCTCGCGGCCAAGGCGCGCTATTACGAAGAGGCCTACAAGCTCGCGAAGATGGTCAGCGAGAAGGCGATCATCGAGGACGGGCAGCGCCAGTTCGTGGTCTGCTCGGGCGGCGGGCCGTCGATCATGGAAGCGGCCAACAAGGGCGCGAGCGACGGCGGGGCCGAATCGATCGGGCTCAACATCGTGCTGCCGCACGAACAGGCGCCGAACCATTACGTCACGCCCTACCTCTCGTTCCGCTTCCACTATTTCGCGCTGCGCAAGATGCACTTCCTGATCCGTGCGAGGGCGCTGGCGGTGTTCCCCGGCGGTTTCGGCACGATGGACGAATTGTTCGAAACGCTGACGCTGATCCAGACCAGCAAGATGAAGCCGATCCCGGTGCTGCTGTTCGGCAAGGCTTTCTGGGACCGGATCGTCAATTTCGAGGCACTGGCCGAGGAAGGCGTGATCAGCCGCAACGACCTCGACCTGTTCAGCTGGTGCGAGACCGCCGAAGAGGCATGGGACTGCATCCGCGAGTTCTACAAGATCAAGGAAGGCGGGAACGGGGAGCTTTAG
- the glmM gene encoding phosphoglucosamine mutase → MTRKYFGTDGIRGRANAGLLTPATAMKVGQAAGRHFLRGAHRHRVVIGKDTRLSGYMMETALVSGFTSVGMDVILTGPLPTPAIALLTREMRADIGVMISASHNPFPDNGIKLFGPDGFKLSDEDELAIEAAMEEDIPLAQADAIGRARRIDDARGRYIHAIKQSLPDEIRLDGLKIVVDCANGAAYTVAPSAIWELGAEVIAMGVEPNGLNINDGVGSTSLDALKARVVAENADIGIALDGDADRLIVIDETGATVDGDQIMALIGSRMAESGELRGGGVVATVMSNLGLERFLAGKGLELVRTKVGDRHVLEAMRKGGYNVGGEQSGHMILLDHATTGDGSIAALQVLAALVQSGGKASELLHLFDPVPQLLKNVRYAGGAPLEHAAVKAVIAEAEAALAGRGRLVIRPSGTEPLIRVMAEGDDEAQVKQVVNDICAAVEAAV, encoded by the coding sequence ATGACGCGCAAATATTTCGGCACCGACGGCATCCGCGGCCGCGCCAATGCCGGGCTGCTGACGCCCGCGACCGCGATGAAGGTCGGCCAGGCGGCGGGTCGCCACTTCCTGCGCGGCGCCCACCGGCACCGGGTGGTGATCGGCAAGGACACGCGCCTTTCGGGCTATATGATGGAGACCGCGCTGGTCAGCGGCTTCACCAGCGTCGGCATGGATGTGATCCTGACCGGACCGCTGCCGACCCCGGCGATCGCCTTGCTCACCCGCGAGATGCGCGCAGATATTGGCGTGATGATCTCGGCCAGCCACAACCCTTTCCCCGACAACGGAATCAAATTGTTCGGCCCCGACGGGTTCAAATTGTCGGACGAGGACGAGCTGGCGATCGAGGCCGCAATGGAGGAGGACATCCCCCTCGCCCAGGCCGACGCGATCGGCCGCGCGCGGCGGATAGACGATGCGCGCGGACGCTACATCCACGCGATCAAGCAGTCGCTGCCCGACGAGATCCGCCTCGACGGGCTCAAGATCGTGGTCGATTGCGCGAATGGCGCGGCCTACACCGTCGCCCCCAGCGCGATCTGGGAACTCGGCGCCGAAGTGATCGCGATGGGGGTGGAGCCCAACGGCCTCAACATCAACGACGGGGTCGGCTCGACTTCGCTCGATGCGCTCAAGGCCCGGGTGGTCGCGGAAAATGCCGACATCGGCATCGCGCTCGACGGCGATGCCGACCGCCTGATCGTGATCGACGAGACCGGCGCGACGGTCGACGGCGACCAGATCATGGCGCTGATCGGCTCGCGCATGGCGGAGAGCGGCGAGCTGCGAGGCGGCGGCGTGGTCGCGACGGTAATGTCGAACCTCGGCCTCGAACGCTTCCTCGCGGGCAAGGGCCTCGAACTGGTCCGCACCAAGGTCGGCGACCGCCATGTGCTCGAGGCGATGCGCAAGGGCGGCTATAATGTGGGCGGCGAGCAATCGGGCCACATGATCCTGCTCGACCATGCGACCACCGGCGACGGCAGCATCGCGGCGCTGCAGGTGCTCGCGGCGCTGGTCCAGTCGGGCGGGAAGGCGAGCGAATTGCTGCATCTGTTCGATCCGGTGCCGCAGCTTCTCAAAAACGTCCGCTATGCCGGCGGCGCGCCGCTCGAACACGCGGCGGTCAAGGCGGTGATCGCCGAGGCCGAGGCCGCGCTCGCGGGCCGGGGCCGGCTGGTAATCCGTCCCTCGGGCACGGAACCGCTGATCCGGGTGATGGCCGAAGGCGACGACGAGGCGCAGGTGAAGCAGGTCGTGAACGATATCTGCGCGGCGGTCGAGGCGGCGGTCTGA
- a CDS encoding DUF1272 domain-containing protein, which yields MALEMRPDCERCGADLPAEHGGAFICSFECTFCAECADALDERCPNCGGELLDRPTRAKKWHEKHPPATERRFKG from the coding sequence ATGGCGCTTGAGATGCGCCCGGACTGCGAACGCTGCGGCGCGGATTTGCCCGCCGAACACGGCGGCGCGTTCATCTGCAGCTTCGAATGCACCTTCTGCGCCGAATGCGCCGATGCGCTGGACGAGCGTTGCCCGAATTGCGGCGGCGAATTGCTGGACCGGCCGACGCGGGCGAAGAAATGGCATGAGAAGCATCCGCCCGCGACGGAGCGGCGTTTCAAGGGATGA
- a CDS encoding GMC family oxidoreductase N-terminal domain-containing protein, which yields MSETDFIVVGAGSAGCVLAARLSEDPGNRVTLLEAGGKDDALIVSMPLAWMQVSSTPEYGWGDVSEPDPHLDGRSQPLPRGKMLGGCSSINGTMYIRGAAADYDSWRDAGLNGWGYADVLPYFKKAETNWRGAGPEHGGAGPLSVTPMKTHPELFPAFLETANALGYPATDDFNVARPDGFSIPDCTIDHGRRHSTSRAYLEPAMKRPNLRVETGAQVRRVLFEGTRAVGVEYEQDGRIKTLRAGREVLLSGGAFNSPQLLLLSGIGPAAHLRDKGVEVLHDLPGVGRNLQDHPIGLTFWAAAKQNTFENDLRVDRLAANVVRWMLTGKGTPAQSPLTIQGFLRSDPGQQRPDIQFQVSHVSYAAKPWFPGWRKGAGHQISSGAILLNPASRGHVQLRSGDPRDLASIQLNFLAAESDRATMRDMIRFQRRFFATAPASTYVAAEIAPGPAALDDDAIDAWLRATVMSAAHPACTCAMGTGPDAVLDAELKVRGIEGLRVVDVSAMPNIIRGNTNAPAIMIAEKAADMILGKGVPAAG from the coding sequence ATGAGCGAAACAGATTTCATCGTCGTGGGCGCGGGCAGCGCCGGGTGCGTGCTGGCGGCAAGGCTGAGCGAGGATCCGGGCAACCGGGTGACGCTGCTCGAAGCCGGCGGCAAGGACGATGCGCTGATCGTCAGCATGCCGCTCGCCTGGATGCAGGTCTCCTCCACCCCCGAATATGGCTGGGGCGACGTGAGCGAGCCCGATCCCCATCTCGACGGCCGCAGCCAGCCGCTGCCGCGCGGCAAGATGCTGGGCGGGTGCAGCTCGATCAACGGGACGATGTATATCCGCGGCGCGGCCGCCGATTACGACAGCTGGCGCGACGCGGGCCTGAACGGCTGGGGCTATGCCGACGTGCTGCCCTATTTCAAGAAGGCCGAGACCAACTGGCGCGGCGCGGGCCCCGAACATGGCGGAGCGGGGCCGCTGAGCGTGACCCCGATGAAAACCCATCCCGAGCTGTTCCCGGCCTTCCTCGAAACCGCGAACGCCCTCGGCTATCCGGCGACCGACGATTTCAACGTCGCGCGGCCCGACGGCTTCTCGATCCCCGATTGCACGATCGACCACGGCCGCCGCCACAGCACCTCGCGCGCCTATCTCGAGCCGGCGATGAAGCGGCCCAACCTGCGGGTCGAGACCGGCGCGCAGGTCCGCCGGGTGCTGTTCGAAGGGACGCGCGCGGTCGGCGTCGAATACGAGCAGGACGGCCGGATCAAGACCCTGCGCGCGGGCCGCGAAGTACTGCTGAGCGGCGGCGCGTTCAATTCGCCGCAATTGCTGCTGCTGTCGGGGATCGGCCCGGCGGCGCATCTGCGCGACAAGGGTGTGGAGGTGCTGCACGACCTGCCCGGAGTGGGGCGGAACCTGCAGGATCATCCGATCGGCCTGACCTTCTGGGCCGCGGCGAAGCAGAATACCTTCGAGAACGATTTGCGGGTCGACCGGCTCGCGGCGAACGTCGTGCGCTGGATGCTGACCGGCAAGGGCACCCCGGCGCAGAGCCCGCTGACGATCCAGGGTTTCCTGCGCTCGGACCCGGGGCAGCAGCGGCCCGACATCCAGTTCCAGGTCAGCCATGTGTCCTACGCCGCGAAGCCGTGGTTCCCCGGCTGGCGCAAGGGCGCGGGCCACCAGATCTCCTCCGGCGCGATCCTGCTCAACCCGGCGAGCCGCGGGCATGTCCAGCTCAGGAGCGGCGACCCGAGGGACCTCGCGAGCATCCAGCTCAACTTCCTTGCCGCGGAGAGCGACCGCGCGACGATGCGCGACATGATCAGGTTCCAGCGCCGCTTCTTCGCGACCGCCCCGGCGAGCACCTACGTCGCCGCAGAGATCGCCCCCGGCCCCGCCGCGCTGGACGACGACGCGATCGATGCCTGGCTGCGCGCGACGGTGATGAGCGCCGCCCACCCCGCCTGCACCTGCGCGATGGGCACCGGGCCCGATGCCGTGCTCGACGCCGAATTGAAGGTCCGCGGAATCGAAGGGCTGCGGGTGGTCGATGTCTCGGCCATGCCGAACATCATCCGCGGCAACACCAACGCCCCGGCGATCATGATCGCCGAGAAGGCCGCGGATATGATCCTGGGGAAGGGCGTTCCGGCCGCTGGGTGA
- a CDS encoding RlmE family RNA methyltransferase, which produces MTGSSKDPVKRVKTARGRTASSTRWLSRQLNDPYVRQAKAEGYRSRAAYKLIELDEKFALLKRAKRVVDLGITPGGWSQVVRKLAPKAGVVGIDLLPTEPLEGVTIFQMDFMADEAPAALEAALDGPPDLVLSDMAANTVGHKQTDHLRTMGLVETAADFAISTLAPGGAFVAKVLAGGTDPQLLALLKRHFATVKHAKPPASRKGSSEWYVIAQGFKGR; this is translated from the coding sequence ATGACCGGTTCAAGCAAGGACCCGGTCAAGCGGGTGAAGACCGCGCGCGGGCGCACCGCCTCATCGACCCGCTGGCTCTCGCGCCAGCTCAACGACCCCTATGTCCGCCAGGCCAAGGCCGAAGGCTATCGCAGCCGCGCCGCCTACAAGCTGATCGAGCTGGACGAGAAATTCGCGCTGCTGAAGCGCGCCAAGCGGGTCGTCGATCTCGGCATCACCCCCGGCGGATGGAGCCAGGTGGTGCGCAAGCTCGCGCCCAAGGCGGGCGTGGTCGGCATCGACCTGCTGCCGACCGAGCCGCTGGAGGGCGTGACGATCTTCCAGATGGACTTCATGGCGGACGAAGCCCCCGCCGCGCTGGAAGCGGCGCTGGACGGGCCGCCCGACCTGGTGCTGTCGGACATGGCGGCGAACACCGTCGGCCACAAGCAGACCGACCACCTGCGCACGATGGGCCTGGTCGAGACCGCCGCCGATTTCGCGATCTCCACCCTCGCGCCGGGCGGCGCCTTCGTCGCCAAGGTGCTCGCGGGCGGGACCGACCCGCAGCTGCTGGCGCTGCTCAAGCGGCATTTCGCGACCGTCAAGCACGCCAAGCCCCCGGCCAGCCGCAAGGGCTCGTCGGAGTGGTACGTGATCGCTCAGGGGTTCAAGGGCCGCTGA
- the thiD gene encoding bifunctional hydroxymethylpyrimidine kinase/phosphomethylpyrimidine kinase, with the protein MTNPPRILAIAGSDSSGGAGIQADIKTITMLGGYAMTAITAVTAQNTLGVTGIEALSPAMVGAQIDACLSDIGVDAIKIGMLGSPEIAAVVADRLEELTVPVVFDPVMVATSGSVLADAATVAEFERLMALATLTTPNVPELEALGAAQAMARRGLTYLAKGGDAEGEVLEDRLVRPGADDVVWTSSRIDTRHTHGTGCTLSSAIATLLGKGLPLADAIAEARAFVRAALLRAPGFGAGHGPMGHQAVRP; encoded by the coding sequence ATGACCAACCCTCCCCGCATCCTCGCGATCGCCGGCTCGGATTCCTCGGGTGGCGCAGGCATCCAGGCCGACATCAAGACGATCACCATGCTCGGCGGCTATGCGATGACCGCGATCACTGCGGTGACCGCGCAGAACACGCTTGGGGTCACCGGGATCGAGGCGCTCTCGCCGGCGATGGTCGGCGCGCAGATCGATGCCTGCCTCAGCGATATCGGCGTCGACGCGATCAAGATCGGCATGCTCGGCTCGCCCGAGATCGCTGCGGTCGTGGCGGACCGGCTTGAAGAACTGACAGTCCCAGTGGTGTTCGACCCGGTGATGGTCGCGACCAGCGGCTCGGTGCTGGCAGACGCGGCGACGGTCGCAGAGTTCGAACGGCTGATGGCCCTCGCCACGCTCACGACGCCCAATGTGCCTGAACTTGAGGCGCTTGGCGCCGCGCAAGCGATGGCGCGGCGCGGGCTCACCTATCTCGCCAAGGGCGGCGATGCCGAAGGCGAGGTCCTGGAAGACCGCCTCGTCCGCCCTGGTGCGGACGATGTCGTCTGGACCTCCAGCCGCATCGACACCCGCCACACCCACGGCACCGGCTGCACCCTCTCCAGCGCGATCGCGACCCTGCTGGGCAAAGGCCTGCCGCTTGCCGACGCGATCGCGGAAGCGCGCGCATTCGTCCGGGCGGCACTGTTGCGAGCGCCCGGCTTCGGTGCCGGCCATGGCCCGATGGGCCACCAGGCGGTGCGCCCTTAG
- a CDS encoding Ppx/GppA phosphatase family protein, with translation MADFTPPESPRAAPRRPRASGTRQGGGKGASPPKAQAQPKSQAQPKAQAPRRDQARRPGPPLQRNSYAAIDLGTNNCRLLIARPSGDNFTVIDAFSRVVRLGEGLAQTGRLSDEAMDRAVGALRICADKLKRRNVHLAHSVATEACRRASNGAEFIERVRRETGIALNVISAGEEARLAVLGCHILLEDGTGPAVIFDIGGGSTELVLIEQGGGPVPEIVDWQSVPWGVVSLTETCGHDESTAESRAARYAEMRQRVADSFATFAERIAPARTPDLRLLGTSGTVTTLASVHLELPQYDRKAVDGLVVPAESMRAISANLSTLSPEERRQLPCIGSERADLVVAGCAILEAILDIWPADRLGVADRGIREGILRNLMSADNDGELARASLRDTRRAAR, from the coding sequence ATGGCGGATTTCACTCCGCCGGAAAGTCCGCGGGCGGCCCCGCGCAGGCCCCGCGCTTCCGGCACCCGGCAGGGAGGCGGCAAAGGTGCGTCCCCTCCCAAGGCGCAGGCGCAGCCGAAATCGCAGGCGCAGCCCAAGGCGCAGGCGCCGCGCCGCGATCAGGCTCGCCGGCCGGGCCCGCCGCTGCAGCGCAATTCCTATGCGGCGATCGATCTCGGGACCAACAATTGCCGGCTGCTGATCGCGCGGCCTTCGGGCGACAATTTCACCGTGATCGATGCGTTCAGCCGGGTAGTCCGGCTCGGCGAAGGGCTCGCGCAGACCGGCCGCCTGAGCGACGAGGCGATGGACCGCGCGGTCGGCGCGCTCAGGATCTGCGCGGACAAGCTCAAGCGCCGCAACGTCCACCTCGCGCATTCGGTCGCGACCGAGGCCTGCCGACGGGCCAGCAACGGCGCCGAATTCATCGAGCGCGTGCGGCGCGAGACCGGGATCGCGCTGAATGTGATCTCGGCCGGCGAGGAAGCGCGGCTGGCGGTGCTCGGCTGCCACATATTGCTCGAGGACGGGACCGGCCCGGCGGTAATCTTCGACATCGGCGGCGGATCGACCGAGCTGGTGCTGATCGAACAGGGCGGCGGCCCGGTGCCCGAGATTGTCGACTGGCAGAGCGTTCCCTGGGGCGTGGTCTCGCTGACCGAAACCTGCGGGCATGACGAGAGCACGGCCGAGAGCCGCGCCGCGCGCTATGCCGAGATGCGCCAGCGCGTCGCCGACAGCTTCGCGACCTTCGCCGAGCGGATCGCCCCGGCCCGGACGCCGGATTTGCGCCTGCTCGGCACCAGCGGCACGGTCACGACCCTCGCCAGCGTCCATCTCGAACTGCCGCAATACGACCGCAAGGCGGTCGACGGGCTGGTCGTCCCGGCCGAATCGATGCGCGCGATCAGCGCCAATCTTTCGACCCTGTCGCCCGAGGAGCGCCGCCAGCTGCCCTGCATCGGCAGTGAGCGGGCCGACCTGGTGGTGGCCGGCTGCGCGATCCTCGAGGCGATTCTCGACATCTGGCCGGCCGACCGGCTCGGCGTGGCCGACCGCGGCATCCGCGAGGGCATCTTGCGCAATCTGATGAGCGCCGACAACGACGGCGAACTCGCCCGCGCGAGCCTGCGCGACACCAGGCGGGCCGCGCGATGA